The DNA sequence CGGATGGCCAAAGATCAGGACCTGCCCCTGAATCCGCTCAAGATCTCCGGCGCTTGCGGACGCCTGATGTGCTGTCTGAAGTACGAACACCCGCTGTATCAGGACTTCAAGGCCAACGTTCCGTCGCTCGGATGCGGCGTAGAGACCGATGAGGCCGAGGGTACTGTCGTCGGGTACAACGTTCCTTCCGAGACCGTCTATGTCCGGGACCGCGAAACCGGACGCCGGGTGGCCTGCCCGAAAGCCAGTGTCTGCGGATCTCGCCAGGCGTACGAAGGCGCGGTCGCCGACGGCATGCGACCCACCCCGGACGTCCCGAATGGCGACGACCACCAGACCACCACCGATTCTCAGGAGCAGCCGTGAACCGCCGGATTTCCATCACGCTGGCTCTCGGCGCCGCGATCGCTGTAGCCGCATGTTCGAACGGCGGCCCGCCGGATGCGCCACCACAGCAAGAGATGCCGCCGGAGTCGACGCCCGCTCCGGACGCGACGGAGGGCGTCGACGAAGAACTCGCTACGTTCTACACGCAGACCCTCGAGTGGGACGATTGCGGCGACCAGTACCAATGCAGCACCCTGTCTGTCCCGCTCGATTACGCCGATCCCGACGGCGATCAGATCGAGATCGCGATGCTTCGAGTGCCGGCCACCGGCGAAGACCCGGCAGGTTCGCTCATCGTCAACCCAGGCGGGCCGGGCGCTTCCGGCATCGAGTATGCGCGTAACGCCCGAAACGAGAACGTGGTCGCCTCTGATCGCCTCCGGGAACGGTACGACGTCGTCGGATTCGATCCGCGGGGCGTCGGTTCTTCCACCCCCATCGATTGCCTGGACGACGAAGACCTCGACGTGTTCGTCAGCGAGCAGGCCAGTGCCGAGGATGACGAAGCGTTGGCTGAGCTGGAAGAGACCATCGAAGAGTTCACCGCGGCGTGTGAGGCACGCTCCGGCGACCTGCTGGCCCACATCGACACCGCCAATGTCGCCCGCGACATGGACGTGATGCGGGCCGCGCTCGGTGACGAGAAGCTGCACTATCTCGGCAAGTCCTACGGGACGTTCATCGGTGCCGTTTACGCTGATCTGTTCCCCGAGCGGGCCGGTCGTCTCGTTCTCGACGGTGCTGTCGACCCCGCACTGGAAGCAGAAGAGGTCGCCCTGGGCCAGGCCGAGGGGTTCGAGCGCTCGCTGGACGCCTTCCTGGAATGGTGCCTCGATCAAGATTGCGCCATCGGCGACTCAGAGGACGAGGCGCGCGAAGCGCTGGACCAGCTCATGGCCGACGCCGAGACCGAGCCCGTGCCGACCAACGACCCCCAGCGCCCGCTCACCGCAGCGCTAGCCTTCTACGGGATCATCCTGCCCCTCTACCTCCCGGCCGAAGAGGGTTATCCAGTGCTGGAGAGGGCTCTCGACAACGCCATCAACGACGAAAACGGTTCAGACCTGCTACAGCTCGCCGATTTCTATCTGGCACGCAACCCGGACGGGGTGTACGACGGCAACCAGAACGAGGCCATCATCGCAGTGAACTGCCTTGACCGGCCGAGTACCACGACGCCGGAAGAAGCGCGAGCTACCGCGCAGGAGTTCGAGGATCTCTCGCCCACGTTCGGGCGGTTCATGGCCTGGGCCGGGCTGACCTGCGTGGATTGGCCCGCGGAGTCCGACTTCGATCCGGCTCAGCTCTCGGCGACCGGGGCCGACCCGATCCTCGTGATCGGTACCACCGGCGACCCTGCCACCCCGTACCGCTGGGCGGAGTCGCTGTCCGAGCAGCTCGAGTCGGGGGTGCTGCTGACGTATGAGGCCTTCGTGCACACCGCGTACCTGTCCGGCAACAGCTGCATCGACTCGGCCGTCGATGCTTACCTCCTCGACGGCACTGTGCCCGACGAGGGACGTGTCTGTTCGTAAGTCGGAACATGCCCGCTCATAATGGGCGGCATGCGCCGTTCGATCATCGCGATGCTCGGTCTGGGCGTCGCCCTCGCCCTGGCGGCGTGCGCAGGCGACGAGAGCGAGGTACGCCACGCCCGGGCGCTCACGCAGCTCGCTGGCACCGGCGCCGACGTCTCGTACGCGGAACCCCTGACGCTGCGGATGCGCGCCGGCCAGATCGAGTCGGCTGAGGTCGTCTCCGCCGATGGCGAGGCGTTGCCCGGTGACATCGACGACGACGGCCGCACCTGGACCAGCACCACTCGCCCGGAACCCGGCACCAACTACGACGTCATGGTGACCGCCTCGGACTCGTTCGGCGAGTCCCACGTGTTCGACGACGAACTCACCGTGGCGGAGGTGCCGGACGGTGACCGGCTGACCCTGACCATGCAGCCCGGCAACGAGTCGGTTGTCGGGGTAGGGGCGCCGATCGTGGTGCGCTTCACACAGCCGGTCACCGAACGAGAGGCCGTCGAGCGCGAGATGCATGTCTCGTCCGATCCACAGGTGGTCGGGAGCTGGCATTGGGTGAGCGATACGGAAGCCCGCTTTCGGCCGCAGGAGTACTGGCCGGCCGGCACCCGAGTAGCTCTGGATCTGGAGCTCAACGGCGTTCAGGCCGGTGAAGAGCTGTGGGGCGGGCGTTCCTACCACCTAGAGTTCGAGGTGGGCTCCGAGCACATCGCCGAGATCGATGCCAATGACTACACCATGACGGTCAACGTCGACGGCGAGACCGAGCACACGTGGAACACGAGTCTCGGCGCACCCGAGTTCGCCACCCGCAATGGGACGTACGTCGTCCTCGAGAAGTTCGAGGAACGCAACATGACGTCGTGCAACGCGAACATCACATGCGATCCGAGCGATCCCCACTACTACGACGTCGATGCGGATTGGGCGGTGCGGCTCTCGTACAGCGGCACCTTCGTGCATTCGGCGCCCTGGTCGGAGGAGTCACAGGGCGAGGACAACGTCTCGCACGGCTGCATCAACCTCAACGACGCCAACGGCGAGACCTACTTCAACATGGTTCGCTACGGCGACATCGTGACCGTGGAGAACTCCACCCGCGAAGCGGACGACCTGGTCGAACGAGGCGATCCTGGCATGGTCGACTGGAACCAGTCCTGGGACGAGTACGTTGCCGGGTCCGCAGTAGGCGAGGCGATCACCACGGGCGAGTTCTGACGACTGCGGCATCGCGCAACGCACCACGCGATGCGGCCCCGGACGCCGCCCGCTCCAGCCAGAACACCCGATTCGGCGTTGGGTGCCCGTACGTCCTATACTCGTGGACCGTGCCGGTCTTACCGGCACAAGCCGCCTTAGCTCAGTCGGCAGAGCGATTCACTCGTAATGAATAGGTCGTCGGTTCGATTCCGACAGGCGGCTCCAACTCGCCCGCAGGTCACAGACTTGCGGGCGTTTGCTTTCCCGCTCAGCCGGACGCCCGAGATGGCACATTGCTGGCACATGCGTTCCCGACTGCACCATCACGACGCCACCGTGCCCGTCTCCAGATACCTGTCCACGTCCTTCGGCACGCGAGCCTTCACCTCAGACATCACCGACGTGTACACGTCGGATGTGAACGCTGTCGACGACGCCAGAGCGCGACTGCGGGCCCGCGAGTACGGAGGCATCCTCGACGAGGTAGCCAAGACGCGGATCCAGACGACAACACCGGAAGTTTCGGTGCGTCGCACGCGGAAGGGATCCTGGACCGGATCGCCCGTAACCGGACCACCACCATCACCGTCAACACCAGACGCAGCGGCGGCGGGAGCCACACCGAGCCGTACATGGTGCACACGGGCGGGAAGATCACACCTTCCGGGGTGAAACGGTCACGACGGCGGCAAAGTCGCCAGCAACTTCGGGCGCTCGCTCCTGACGAGGTGCCCGCGATCCTGCAACCGAAGAACGGGTGATGTCCCGGTCGCAGAATGCCGCGTTCGAGCGGCTACTCAGCAGTGTCGGACGAGCCGCCCGGCCGCCGTAGCCGCGTCCACACAGGGCGCCGGCCACTCACCGCCGATGGCACCTACTATGGAGCCGCAAGCGATCGCCGAAGCCCTCAACGGCACCACCCTGAAGCTCGACTTCGGAGACCGCACCGTTCTCTCGCCGAGATAGTGCCGACGGGCAACGGGACCGCAGCCGAACCGGTGCGAGAAGCTGACAAACGAAAGCGTCGAGCGTGTGTTCCTGCCCCGCGCTCTGGAGCCCTATGGAGGCAACCCGTTCCGGGGTCGCCGCAGGCGCCCCAGGGCACGTGGCTGACATTGTCGGTGCCGCGCCGTAGCGTGCCTACCTGAGAGGGGGCACACTGGGTGCTCTCACAGTTAAGGGCAGGTGTGAACGATGGCTGGACAGAGCCAGGCCAACGCGCGTGAGGCGGTCTACGCGGCGATCGTCGACGTTACGAAGAGCGCCGAGCAGTACGAGGGCCCGATGAAGTCTCAGATGATTCGTGACGCTGCCCACGCGTACCGGGCTATAGCCGGCGGCCCCCAACCCGGAACCTCAGTCGTCGACACATCGAAGTGACGCCCATCGTGTGACGAACAACAATGCACCTCGGACCGCCAACGTCCGAGGTGCGCTCCGCTGTGCCCATCTCCGGAAAGATGCCGGTACGGACACTTCTCTCCGTCTATCTCCGGTCGAAGGGCCAATTCCTTCGGGGTGATGACCGATGGCGATGCTGCGATCGGCGACGATGTAGTGGATGTGGATGATCACGCCGTTGATGCCGTCGTGTCGGTGCCGGCCGGTACCGTCCCATCATGAGCGTGTGGACTGTGCTTCGGGACTGGTGGGATACCGATGACTCGGCGTTGCCGCCGGTCAAGCTCAACCTCGACGATCTCGAAGACATCGTAAGGTCGATCGAGGCGGACCTCGAGTGCCACGCGCGCATGTCGGTGTCCGGCTGGGGCCCCGTCTCCAGCGCCGCCGAGATCGCGTCGCTGCACGAGGCGGACATCGAATGGGTAAGCATCCAAGAAGATGTGAAGCTGAGCGGCTTCGATGGTGACCCGAGAATCTCTCTGCATCTGGGCCGCCAAAGCGTCCATGCTGAGGGCACGGGCGAAGCCACCCGGGCGGCACTGGGGCGTGTTCGGAGCCTTTCACGGCGCCGCGTTAACGCTCGAGGGGTACTGAGTCTTGCCGCCTTGTTCTATTGGATTGCGGTCATTGCGCTGCCCGTGTGGTTTGTGGTGGATGTTGGCCCGGACTGGCGGCTGATACCGGTGCTCGCAGGTGGCATTGCGGGCGCGGTTTGGCTCGGTGAGAAGGCCAAGCGGTGGTTGCAGAGGCGTGGGATGTTCCGCAATGCCGGCGTCAAGATTGTGCTGTTGACTCGGCAGCAGGAGCGCGATCGGCGGTACCTGTCCAGGCGAGATTCCCTCGTGTACTTCGGCGGAATCGTCACGGGCATCATCGGCGCGTTGGTGACGGCCTGGTTGGTCAGATAGGCGTGTCCCACTGGGGAAACATGGCGGCGTAGCCGATTCACACCCTCGACCGGCTTGCCGCCGCGTCGCCCACCCATCAAAGTGCCATCCGCCGTGGGACATAGACTCGCCAGTCAGCACACTTGGACCGGAGTCCATGAGTGGAAGAGACTGGAAAACACCACCATCTGCTGCGATGCTGTCAGATGAGAGGAGGCTGGACCTGTGGGCGACGCGGTAGTGCTTGATCGGCCGGTGATGGCTGCCCGTGAGGCCGCCCGGCAACTGCGTATGCCACCATCGACGCTGGTTCATTGGCTCGAAGGGGGCGAGCGGGGTGGTCGAAGGTACGAGCCTGTCCTTCGCGAAGAGCCCACTGGGTCGGCCACGATTACATGGGGCGAGATGGTTGAGGCGCGCTACGTGCGTGCCTATCGTGACGTCAAGGTCTCAATGCAGCGGCTGCGTCCGTTCATCGCCGCCTTACGTGAAGAGTTCGGTGTGCCTTACCCGCTCGCACATTTCCGCCCCTACATAGACACGAACCGGCGGTTGATCATCGAGCTGCAAAAAGACAGTCACCTGCCTGAAGAGCTGTGGCTCGTCTACGAGCCACGATCGAAGCAATACATGATCAATGCCTACCTCCGGCGCGACTTCCTTGACCAGGTCGAGTTCGAACAGTCAGGCATACAAGCCGCCTTCCGAATGAGGCCAGCTGGCGCAGCAAGCCCCGTCGTGATGGATCCGAGGATTGCATCAGCAGCCGCGACAATCGAAGGCATCCGCACCGAGATCCTCGCTGAGCAGGCCCAGGCCGACGCGACGATCGACGAGATCGCCGACGACTTCGGGCTCACCGACCAGCAGGTTAAGGCCGCCCTCGCCTACGAGTTCTCCCCGGCTGCGTAACCCATCCAGGCATGCAACAAGCCCGGTGGTACTTCGATGCCGACACCATCGGTGTCGGAAAAGCGCTCAAAGACATCCGTCGTGATGTCACCTGGCCCGGCGACGATGGCGAACGGAAACGCGCTCGCGACCGACAGACACCTTGCCCCGTACGGCAGACCGATACACCCGACGAGCGCTGGATTCCCACCGTCACCCAGTGGGGCCTGACGATCATCACGCGCGACAAGAAGATCCAGGCACGCACCGCGGAGATCACCGCCGTCCGGGACGCTGGCGCTCGCATGTTCGCCATCACCAGCGAGGGCAACCTGAACCGCTGGGAATTGCTCGAAGTCGTTGTGAGCCAGTGGCGATCGATGGAGAATGTGGTCACCACCCGAACCGGCCCGTACATCTTCGCGTTGACACGGACCGGGATGCGGGAGATCAACATTTAGCAGTCCTCATGGGAGCAAGCAGGCGACGACTCACGACTGGCACTTCGCGCATCCACAGCCTGTAGTAACTCACAAAACCATGATCAGTTTCTAGGCAGCACAACGCCCCCGGACCCTTCGTGGTCCGGGGGCGCTTGCCCATTCCTTGGTCTTCTGCTCAGAGCCCGAACTCTCGCGCGCCGCGCACCACCTCACGCAATGCACCCAAGCTCACCCGCATCGCTTCGATGCCATCATCGACGCCGGCCAGAGCCGTCTCGACACGTTCCACACGTCGCTGCAGAGACTCCACATCGGCCAGGACCGCAGCGAGCAGCTGCACAACGTCTGTCCCCGGGGCCCTCATGACGTCACCGCAGTGTTCATCCGGCGAATCAACGTCCGCCGCTGCTCAGGACCCATCTCCGCCGCGAGTGCCTGCATCAGCTCGTCTCGCACCGCACGGGCGCGCATGTGATGTCACTGCGCCCTCGCCTCGTGATAGTCCACCTCAGCCCGCAGCGTGGCCACCTCGTTGCCTCCCGGTACCCGCTGGGGGCGCCTCGCCGAAATGTCGACCGTGGACACGTCAGCCGTCACCGCGCTCACCCGCCTCAGCATGGTCGATGGGCGGCAGAAGCTGGCGCGCCGGCGTGGGCATCCACTCCTTGTTAGTGGGTTTCCGAGGCCCCGGACGGCGCCGCTATCGCCGCGCCCGGGGCCGTCCAATGTCCGGGATGAGGCCGACCGTTCCCCGTGGCGGACCGCGTGCCTGTGATGGCACATCGATGGCACATACGACCCTGAACCAGGATGATCCAGGTTCCGCGCCCTTACACGGCGGGGCGTCGTTTATCTGCATGAATGCGCCTACATTGGTTCCGCTTTCCCTACCTTTAACGGCGCCCAGGCCACTCGTAATGAATAGGTCGTCGGTTCGATTCCGACAGGCGGCTCCACCTCTTTTCGTGCCCTTCCGCGGGCACCTCTACTCATGACGCCGGACAAGCGAAGAGCCGGATCCGCGTTCACAGATGCGCCGTCCTCCGCCGTACCGGGGCGCGGCCTCGGCGACAGCTGATCGGCATGACACCGCGAGCGTTGGCGGGCCCTTACGCCGTATCGGCTCGCTCTCGCAGCCTTCCGGCCGCCTCGATGGGTTGACGGCACACGCGTCGGGCGGCAGTCTTTGTCCTTGCTACCCTAAAACGATTTAGGATAGCGCTTCACCTGAGCACCCGCCCCAGCACCTCCGAGATCGGATGAACCACATGACA is a window from the Phytoactinopolyspora mesophila genome containing:
- a CDS encoding alpha/beta fold hydrolase, with the protein product MNRRISITLALGAAIAVAACSNGGPPDAPPQQEMPPESTPAPDATEGVDEELATFYTQTLEWDDCGDQYQCSTLSVPLDYADPDGDQIEIAMLRVPATGEDPAGSLIVNPGGPGASGIEYARNARNENVVASDRLRERYDVVGFDPRGVGSSTPIDCLDDEDLDVFVSEQASAEDDEALAELEETIEEFTAACEARSGDLLAHIDTANVARDMDVMRAALGDEKLHYLGKSYGTFIGAVYADLFPERAGRLVLDGAVDPALEAEEVALGQAEGFERSLDAFLEWCLDQDCAIGDSEDEAREALDQLMADAETEPVPTNDPQRPLTAALAFYGIILPLYLPAEEGYPVLERALDNAINDENGSDLLQLADFYLARNPDGVYDGNQNEAIIAVNCLDRPSTTTPEEARATAQEFEDLSPTFGRFMAWAGLTCVDWPAESDFDPAQLSATGADPILVIGTTGDPATPYRWAESLSEQLESGVLLTYEAFVHTAYLSGNSCIDSAVDAYLLDGTVPDEGRVCS
- a CDS encoding L,D-transpeptidase codes for the protein MRRSIIAMLGLGVALALAACAGDESEVRHARALTQLAGTGADVSYAEPLTLRMRAGQIESAEVVSADGEALPGDIDDDGRTWTSTTRPEPGTNYDVMVTASDSFGESHVFDDELTVAEVPDGDRLTLTMQPGNESVVGVGAPIVVRFTQPVTEREAVEREMHVSSDPQVVGSWHWVSDTEARFRPQEYWPAGTRVALDLELNGVQAGEELWGGRSYHLEFEVGSEHIAEIDANDYTMTVNVDGETEHTWNTSLGAPEFATRNGTYVVLEKFEERNMTSCNANITCDPSDPHYYDVDADWAVRLSYSGTFVHSAPWSEESQGEDNVSHGCINLNDANGETYFNMVRYGDIVTVENSTREADDLVERGDPGMVDWNQSWDEYVAGSAVGEAITTGEF
- a CDS encoding DUF433 domain-containing protein; amino-acid sequence: MGDAVVLDRPVMAAREAARQLRMPPSTLVHWLEGGERGGRRYEPVLREEPTGSATITWGEMVEARYVRAYRDVKVSMQRLRPFIAALREEFGVPYPLAHFRPYIDTNRRLIIELQKDSHLPEELWLVYEPRSKQYMINAYLRRDFLDQVEFEQSGIQAAFRMRPAGAASPVVMDPRIASAAATIEGIRTEILAEQAQADATIDEIADDFGLTDQQVKAALAYEFSPAA